TTAGACCGGTTCACACCGGTTCTCTGCCTGAAACGGTCGCAAGCTTGGATCGGACCGGTATTAAGTCCGGTTTACGGGAtttccggtcgaaccggccggtccggttcggttctgacaactatgataATGACCAATATTGTTTATTTGATAGTTTTAATTTTCAAACCCAATTTACTTTTTTAAGAGTTAAACAAAAGTCATTTTTTTGTAGGGTCATTGAATAGTGTATATTTAGATAAATCTAAAATTATATTCTAATTTTATGATTAATATCTTATATCATGACCGAATGAACAATTTGTTCCTTGTAACTTGTAagttttattcatttttatatcattaaataaatttgtatgtattaaaattttatcaatttaacTATTAAGTTGTTATGTTATATTCATTGATAATCAAGTTAAGTTCAtcctatttaaaaaaatcaaccatcaatagatatataatttaatgattaataattacataatgtttaaaattatattatacatcaaaataaaataatatgataaaatattaaaaacttttaacattttaaaatttttatatgattAATAGTTGCTCTGACACATTTTACTATATTATTGTCATTTTAACCATTGCAAACACATTTATGTCATTTTACAATTTAACTATTGAAAACACATTTATATCATTTTCAATGTTATACATACTTAAATGTCACCcatcttataatttaaatgacatatAGTCATATAGTATCCTCATCTAAAAGTTTCACATTCAATTTTCACccttaattttggaaaaaaaatgccacccttcgttttttttttattttccgcgGATAGGGTTAGAAGTGAGTCGAACTGAGtcgagctagaccaagctcaagtTCGACTCACAAAAATTGAACTTGCCTCATGACTTGCTTCGTTAATAATCGAGTCTATTTCTTAAGTTCAAACTCGGCTCATCGAAAGCTGACGAGCTGGCtcgagctcacgagctggctcaaataatagaaatataaatacataatctataattctatatcaataaattataacttatatattttataaaatatttaaaaagatcaattttatatattgttatctatcattaaattataaattttttatttatatcctacatcaaaattatatgtaaaaattaaatataaaattttaaataattaagatcattaatatatatatatatatatatatataattatatagtactatttcatatgtatatatataatattaaaagtatagattaaatgcatataggatatgtgtattaatatatatatatataatccagtAAGCTCatgagctaatgagctgagcttatccaagctcaaattcaactcatttaatttatgagctcaattccaaACTCAAGTTTGGCTCAGTAGCTCACAAGtttagcttatcgagctattaatgAATCGAACTCGAGCTAGCTCATGagttggcttgactcacttccagccctacccGGAATACCAATAAGTGTACAAATACCACCCGCTGACCCAAAAGAATTAGGCTCAGCCCATACATACagaaagcaaacaaaacaaaagtgaAAACCATAGAtgaccaaaaacaataaaaagcatacaagaccaaaaaaattgaaaaacacaaGGACTAAGATTACCAAAACATCCTTAATAAACGATATCCTTTTCCGGTGGTCATGAAATGGATAACACTTTAACCACTTGGATATGAGTGACACAATGAACTACCACTCTTCTCAACTCTCTCTCATTTGAATTCCTTCATCAATCATCAATATGGCTCCAATCACAAACTTGCATGGACTCTCAAAAACTTTGGCTCCCATTGTTACATGCCTTCCAAATGCAAATAGGAACCTTCATCTCAATAAGAGAGTGCAAATAGTTGGAAGCAATAATAATACGGCACATGAATCAGAATCTTCATCACAAGAATCTCTTGTTGACACTACTACAAGAAGAGCAGTAATAGGCCTTGTTGCCTCCACAGTTCTCACTGCCCAATTCCATGACAAGATTTCACTTGCTCAAGAACATACCCATAATGGCTGGTGGTATGATGATTTACCTTTGCCTCTTCCAACTGTCACTAACAGTAAGCACTCTATTATAATTGCCACTTACACATTTTTAGAGTTTTAGAATATCTATTTATTGCCTTAAAACAGCTGTTGAATTGTCTCTGTGTGATCTCAAAGTCACGAGTTTAAGTTGTCACATAATTATCATGTTATGCttacattaaaatttttagatgtgATCATTCCCTATTGATGCGAGATGTTTATGTATGAAACTgtaattttttctttatatatatccataaaaatattttttactcattCTTGAACAGTGGTACTCTATATAGTAAATGATGGAGTTAATCATTAATAATGATATCATAATTAATTTTACACAATATATTTTGTCAGTTTATATCATTTCTATATACATACCCAATTTCCTTTTGATGGACaaataaattgaaagaagaaatataaatatgtaaataaattctTGTATATGGAGTATTGAAATAAGATGACAATGTAAAGAAGTTTGATATATGCATGGGAAATAAAATGAAATGAGTTTGTTTTTCATTGCTCTTATAACTGATTAAAGTTGATTTCACTTGTGATTTATGTTTATAATGTGAGTATTGAATAGTTGTATTTGTTTTGATTAGACCTTGCAAATGAGAAAACGGGTACCCGTTCATTTATTAAGAAGGGAATATACATGGCAGACATTGGACTTAAAGGGAGTGTTTATAGGATTAAGAAATATGCATTTGATCTTCTGGCTATGGCGGATTTGATTGCAGCAGACACACTCAATTATGTGAGGAGATACCTCAGAATCAAGTCTACTTTCATGTACTATGATTTTGACAAAGTTATATCAGCTATGCCAGTGGATAATAAGCAGCAATTAACTGACATCGCTAACAAATTATTTGATAATTTTGAAAAGGTACGTTATAATATTTAGTGTTTTATACTACCATGTTTATAAGTAAAGTTTGATtaagaaattgaaattttgtgatgcatTGACAGCTTGAAGAAGCTTCAAGGAGGAAAAGTTTACCTGATACACAATCAATCTACCAAGAAACTGAAGTCATGCTACATGATGTCATGGATCGGATGGATGTAATGTATAAaacaatttgatattattttaatccaaacTTTTGTTTATACTAAAACATTTTCACCCCCCTTACAAATGAAATTATGAAAACATGGTGCAAGAAAAACTTGGTTAACAAGTTTGCAAAAATTGTCCCCAATTTCACTGTCTTCTCTGTTTTGGTAATGCTTCTTCATGGCTAAATTTTGGTAACCAGTGCATCTCTTTCAAACACCATATGCACATGTCTATGATTATTATCATTTCCACTTCCACCATTAGGGTTCTAAAGAGGCTGAAATCCAACAAGCTATCTGCTTAACCAGTTAAAAAAATGGGTTGAGCTAGAAAATTGAATCTaccttaaaaaaattgattaatctATCTTGTTTTACTGTGAGCATTGATAGGGTGGAATGAGTAAACCTTCTAAACGCctacttaatttttttatatgaaagtgTCCAAGTTAATTcttatttataaaaatagttaCGAACTTCATTTATAATAATGATGTTTATTTGATtggattataaattttttaatgttaattaaattaaaacttttttttgaaaaaaataataaaaaattatggcgGGCCTAATGCGCCAATAGGCGTGGCAGAAGGGGCTTGTCCGATTGGGACCCCTATCCACCCTTGAATATTAGCCCTTAGATcagcaaaagataaaaaataggtACGTTCTTGATGCATTGGAACACTAATGTCCAATTTTTGAACTGAAACCTTTTTAAGCGCGTCCATCAAAATGGTCATGTTGAACGAAACAATTATTTCCCACCAACAATAAAAACGAATTTTTGCCTACAGAATTCAATCCATCCTAACATGAAAAACATATCTttcatttgtttaatttttattttagggtCATTGTAACGCCTCTGCCATTACATGTATAGGAAAAGTATAGatagataatgaaaatattaaacaatataaacaatagatatattaaatatttatttcacTAGATGtacgaataattattttaatattaagatttagatgaTTAATTTAAAGATGTGAtatgtttttatttaattgatgattattcatgttgtttaaaatatttattatttacctaTCACACCGTATGGAGCCTACAAGTTAGGCTAACATTATCGTCCAGACCTAAATCATTTTCTGTGACCtgtgatctttttatttattaatctcGCAATAAAATGAAAAGTTCCTTCACACATGTTGCGTTGCGTCTATTCAAGGTGATTCGTTCACAGATTTTAATGTCTTAACCTCTTATTtggagaaaaaattaaaataaaattataattagaaatTATTTAGTTGTAGATTGGCTATCTTCTTTTCGGGTTTATGGTGATTATTACAAATTGGATGATAAACTAACATTTGGCATGACAGTTTATAATAAACTAGAGTCTATAATATCTGAAATATATAGAATGTTAGTTTAATAGGATTACATAAATCCAAATTCATACTATGTAATTTAAGATTTGTCCTCAAACTAATATTTAGCATgactaaaattttaacaagagtTCTATTAAACCGCCCTTAGAAGATAAAGAGTAAAGAGTAGAGACTAATggaattagataaaaaaaatctagCATAGAAGGACTTGTGGAGGAATAGAACTAATGTCGACGCCCAAATCTGAAAAGATAAGAATGAAGTGAGTTTTACATAACAGGAAGAGAAAGTGGCAGTTACTGTACTGTACACATACATACCTTGTTCGGGTTTGATGCTCACAAGAACTCGATGAAGAAGTTGAAGCGACAGGAGGAGGAGCAGGATCATTTGGCAGCTGAACATTCTCATAAGTATCTAGAATTTCTTCATTCATAAATATTGGCACTACATACTGCACAACTCCATTATACCTAATCTTTCCAAAACCATTCTTTCCCCATTTCGTACCAAAACTATTCTGAAACTGCCAAATTCCTTTCCCATCATCGTACCCAACCAAACACACGTTATGGTAACCGTTACTTGGACTGCTTCTATCACGTTCATACGGCATCGCAACGGAGTCCGAATAAAAATCTAGGTTGATACGAATCGTCGCTAAGACCGGGCCTTTCTCGCGGATGTAGCTCTTCACTTCCTCCATTTTGGTTCTTGGGATTCTTCTGATGCCTTTGATTTTGAACCGGCCGGTCCACTCGGACCCGGGTATTTCATCTCCGGTTGGGGATAAAGGTCGGGACCTGACTCCCACTGTGCCCATGTACTGGAGGGCCCAGAATACGTCGTCGAAATCTTTGACCGATTTGACCAGATCGTCGACGTCGAGTTGAATCAGGTTCCATTGATCTTCTGGTTTATGGAACAGCTCTGCCATGCGGAGGCGGTTCGCTCACGCGCCTATAAAAGCATAGCACATGCTTGCTGTTTCAAGGGGAAAACGAAAACAAGTGTATATTATAACAACGCTATATAGAAAGGAGAGAAGGAATTAAATAGTGTTCAAAATGAAAAGACTTACGATTCTGGCCGCAAATGCAGGAATAACTCGTACGATCCATGGGGAAGGAGGGAATGTgttggagagagagaggagagccgtgtattagaaaaagatttgaatcctctcaattttaaattttactttagaaaAATATTGGATGGAAGTTGGGAAGTTGGGAGAGTAGTGTATTATGAGAGTGGAGGGTGGAGAAGGAGAATGGTGTGATATTGAGAGACTGATGGCATGTGTATCTTAGTCAAGACTCCTTCCCATGAAGACTCagcttaaaaataattttttaggagaccaaaaattttcatataaaaaatacataatagcatttatgttgaaacaaaatttataaatatcattatatttaaagttttataaaaaataaataatcttataaataaattttatgaaaTACTTTAGAGTGGTAACTTTCGAATTTtgaatacttaaaatttttaataattaaattagaacaaaatttaaaccatttttactatttttattgtctaattctaaaaaatttagataaactcattagatgtaattttttaaatataaaaaactgtaacgtatgtaaaaaaaatatatttacaattataaaaattaatataatacttattgaatatttaaaaaaaatcaattaagaaGTCAATAAAATAGTAttacattaatatttttattcataataatattatgaaaatataaatattttaaatttacatTGATTCTGTTTGGATATTATAAATTATGgcaaaaagatttataaaatcaaactagttttataaaaaaagttGTAATGGACAAAATGTCCATCATGTCATGGTAAATTTGAGAAtgttagatttaacagtgtttgtatagttttttGGAGTGTTTGAAAATGTTCTAGATGATTTTGGAATGTTCTAAAATGTTCTAGAAGATCTTAGAATACCTTAGAAGATTCTAGAAGATCCTGGAaagtcatagagtattctagaagagtatGGATGTATATAGTAGTTTGAAGAGTATTATGAAATAATCTAAAagtatttagaaaaatataatatgatAGATATTTGTAGTGAAAATTTTGGATGATCAATttggaccgttgattagatttatcATAACCATCCATTGAGAAGGTGGGGGGCGAGAGTTAGAGTTTGAGTGTGTGAGTCATTTGTAACAAATACTTGAGTAATAAAGTATTCTTttcaccaaagcttcctttctcttgtgttcttagctttcttgctaaataCTGAGGGTTAGACTTACTTGGTCTtaactcaagaggttgagtaagtccgagtgccggtACAGAAGtattggagtgtgtccaaggccttGACAATTTGGCATCAGACCAAGGTTCGAGAGAGAGCACAAGTGGTTTATGGGTATAGCTTCTAGTGtaaccatggagcatgttgagtctcaaaggaaaaataatgttATTCCTTCTCAATAGAGAGGTAAGAAGGTCCATTTTTCAAGTGAACTtagaggtaaggactctaacttcttagaagagaGATTTTCTATGTTGGAaaatgttctatcctctatggatgagcgcttccaaaggatagaacatgacaaGGAGATCCTTGAAGCTCATGtgttaggagaactagatgctttcaaaTAAAGCATACTCCAAATCAAAGAGAAGTTTGAGAATTCCTTGAAACTATTTGAGAAAGTTCgagtttggttcgaggaggcCAAATATTGACCGTccattataagggagacgacaaagattgatTTCCCTAAGGCAAAGGAGTTCAAGGGCATGAGAGACGCTCGagaggtggagaacttcctatgaCAAATGAAGAGGTACTTTAAAGGCCAAAGGATAGTCtaagaagcaataaaggtacaTCAAAGGCACCTTATGGCGCACCAATCTTGTTCCAAAAGAAACACGATGGTTCGTTGAGACTATGCATCGACTATCGAGCACTTAACAAAGTAACCATTGAAAACAAATACATTATTACTTTAATAGCtgatttgtttgatcaacttggTAGAGCTAAGTGGTTCTCAAGGCTGGATTTGAGGTCAAGATATCACCAAGTGAGGATTACCGATGGTGATGAGCCTAAGACCACATGTGTCATGAGGTATGGATCGTATGAGTGGTTGGTGATACCTTTTGGCTTGACCAATACTCCTGTGACCTTCTGTACCTTGATGAACAAGATCTTTCGACCTTATCTTGATTGGTTTGTAGTGGTCTATTTGGATGACATTGTTGTCTATAACAATACCTTGGAAAAACATGTAGAACACTTACGAACTGTATTCAATATCTTCCGAGAGAATAACCTATATGTGAAGAAAGAAAAGTGTTCCTTTGCAAGGGACAAAGTTCACTTCTTGGGACACATCATTAAAGATGAAACTCTCTGCATAGATCAAGAAAAGGTGAAGGCTATCAAAGAGTGGGAGTCACCAAACAAGGTATTTGAATTGAGGTTATTCCATGGATTGGCTAATTATTAGCGGAGGTTTATCAAGGGATACTCTGCCAAGGCTGCATCATTAACTGATCTTCTACAAAATAATCACTCTTGGGAAtggtcaaaggagtgtcaaaaggcCTTTGATGAGTTGAAGGCTGCTATCACAGAAGGATCAGTACTAGCACTGCTCGACTACTCAAAGGTGTTAGTGGGTGGCACTATCAGTTCTTTTCTTTGAAAAATTGAATTGGGCCTATTGGACAGGGATGACACTGTGACTATGGGGAATGTGCTAGCACACACCCAGACATCTCTGAAATGACAAGATCAACTAGCTAACCACTAATCATCTTGTCCACCCAAGAAAATTGTAGAATTAATCAGAAAGGAGAAGCTGGACttaccttctcttcttcaaagcCGTCGCATTGAAGTTGCTCAGATTTAGCCATTTCTTCTTCAGGGCTTCAGCGTCATGCTCGTCTAAGCGTGCTAGTGCCGCCGTGCTCATCCAGCATCGAGGTCACCTTTTTATGCTCCCCATGATTTCAAAGAATTTCAATTCAGACACaatggaggaaaaataaattcaattGGGGGGTTAGAGTAGGTATGCAGGTTCGTTGTTTCTGGGCCTGGGTTTGGTTCTGACCCCATccaaaaaataatagtaattaattaattaaatcggCAGAGACTATTTTCACAGGAGGTAATAGAAAACAATTATCAGTCTTAAAGAACTAAGTATTAACGGGTGTGGATTACAaaacatatatattaataatgtCATTTCTCACCTGATTGCAATATCCAACACCAAAACCTAGAAATATTCGACCGATGATAAGCATTCCAAAGTTAATTGCGAAGCCATTCAACAGTGCTCCAATAAGGAAAAACAAGCCACCCAAAAATATGGATGGCTTGCGTCAGAACCATCTTGAGGTTGTGGCAGCAAAGAAAGAAGCCATTAACGCCGTAAGATATAGAGAGGAGGTGAACAACGTGAGTAGTTGGTTGTCAAATTTACAGTATTGATTGGTAGTAGAATCATCCATCATTTGTTTATACACATCCGGAAAGAATTGAACCAAGAATGGTTCCATAGACATGACTTCTCCCGTGATACCAAGATCGTATCCAAAGAGAAGACCTCCTATGGCAGCAACGACACATGTAATTAACACGAACGCAGTCACTTCTCCCTAATGTTGCCGTCCACCAGTTTGAACATAGGCACCTCCTGCCATCTTTCAAACTCAGGCACCAGAGATGTTCCACTTAGTGATGATGATAATGGTTCGATAACATGTTTAATTTATAGGATATTACACTGGCAGCAACCCACTTTGGATTTCCAAAAATGTTGACAACTAACACTAAAATGGCTTCCAATTACTGTCACTGGTTTCTCTGTTTTGGTGATAAGCATCGACACCAAGAAAGGTGAATCGCTGGTGCCTTTTAAATCCTaccaaatttttcgaaaagtgGTGATATTCTTTTCTTTGAAAAATTGAATTGGGCCCATTGGATAGGGATGACAATGTGACTATTGGGAATGTGCTAGCACACACCCAGACATCTCTAAAATGACAAGATCAACTAGCCAACCACTAGTCATCTTGTCCACCCAAGCAAATTGCAGAATTAATCAGAAAGGAGAAGCTGGGCTTACCTTCTCTTCTTTAAAGCCGTCGCATTGAAGTTGCTCAGATTTAGCCATTTCTTCTTCAGGGCTTCAGTTTCGTGCTCGTCTAAGCGTGCTAGTGCCATCGTGCTTGTCCAGCATCGAGGTCGCCTTTTTATGCTCCCCATAGTTTCAAGGAATTTCAATTCAGACACAGTGAAGGAAAATAAATTCAATTGGGGTTAGAGTAGGTATGCGGGTTCGTTGTTTCTGGGCCTGGGTTTGGTTCTGACCCCtccagaaaataatagtaattaattaattaaatcggCAGAGACTATTTTCAcaagagataataaaaaataattatcagtCTTAAAGAACTAAATATTAACGGGTGTGGATTAGAAAACTTATATATTAATAATGTCATTTCTCACCTGATTTCAATATCCAACACCAAAATCTAGAAATATTCGATCGATGATAAGCATTCCAAGGTTAATTCCGAAGCCAATCAACAGTGCTCTAATAAGGAAAAACAAGCCACCCAAAAACATGGATGGCTTGCGTCCGAACCATCTTGAGGTTTTGGCAGCAAAGAAAGAAGTCATTAATGCCGCAAGATATAGAAAGAAGGTGAACAACGTGAGTAGTTGGTTGTCAAATTTACAGTATTGATTGGTAGCGGAACCATCCATCATTTGTTTATACACATCCGGAAAGAATTAAACCAAGAATGGTTCTATAGACATGACTCCTCCCGTAATACCAAGATCGTATCCAAAGAGAAGGCCTCCGATCGCAGCAACGACACATGTAATTAACACGAACGTGGTCACCTCTCCCTGATGTTGCCGTCCACCAGTTTGAACATAGGCACCTCCCGCCATCTTTCAAACTCAGGCACTAGAGATGTTCTTGTTAGTGATGATGATAATGGTTCGATAACATGTTTAATTTATAGGATATTACATTGGCAGCAACCCACTTTGGATTTCCAAAAATGTTGACAACTGACACTAAAATGACTTCCAATTACTATCACTAGTTTTTCTGTTTTGGCGATAAGCATCGACACCGAGAAAGGTGAATCGCTGGTGCCTTTTAAATCCTACCGAATTTTCTGAAAAGTGGTTAGTGAGTGCCAATATCAattcttttctttaaaaaattgaattgggCCCATTAGACCGGGATGACACTGTGATTATAGGGAATGTGCTACAGACATCTCTGAAATTACAAGATCAACTAGCCAACCACTAGTCATTTTGTCCACCCAAACAAATTGCAGAATTAATCAGAAAGAAAAAATTAGACttaccttctcttcttcaaagcCATTGCATTGAAGTTGCTCAGATTTAGCCACTTCTTTTTTAGGGCTTCAGCGTCGTGCTCGTCTAAGCGTACTAGTGCCGCCATGCTCGTCCAGCATCGAGGTCACCTTCTTAAGCTGCCCATGGTTTTAAGAAATTTCAATTCAAACACgatggagaaaaaataaattcaattggGGATTAGAATAGGTATGTGGATTCGTTGTTTCTGGACTTGAGTTTGGTTCCCACCCTGTccaaaaaataatagtaataacaataataatatgtatagtaattatttttattagtataaaaATTATCATACTTTattatatcaataataatttctaTAATATCTTATATATGgtcaaaatattacaaaaaaataaaataaaatgaatgttTAAATTGGACGTTCTTTCGATCAATGATTTATAAGTATTTTCACAAAAACTGCAACTCTAATTTTCGCATTAAACTATTAAAGTCATTCTTGCATGgctaattattagtttattagtgTCTTGATGGAAAACTCAACTATACTTTTATATTAAACCATTGTTATATCGTTAATATTAATCAATTAGTGAATTGTAATAACTAGCATCCCAGAtactattattttaacttttaggtgatataatttattaacatacacgttaatatttattttttaaaattttaggtgttaatataatttattaaatcaaaatattaggATTATCAATAATGTTGAatgaacaaatatttttaataactaagttCAAACATATAATATTATACATAATTAAGCATACTTAAGTGTTTCTTTTCTTTAAAGATTTGTACCGTTCAAAtacttttttaacaatttttttattttacctttttaagaacaagaaaaacaagagaaaaaaaaaagacattctTATAATGCGAATTAATTGTGTTTATTAGTATTTTGATTAAAAGTCATATTATAATTTGATGTAAAAATGACTGATACTCTAAATTAAGATGAATTTTTTGGTGTAAAAAGAGTTGTTGTTTTTATATATGTAGAAAGTTACTGGCAATGTGAGATGAGAACAAGTGTCCATCAAAACACAAATTCTGCACTGTGTTGCAAGTTGGGCAGAATGCATGTCCCATAAAACTTTCGTTGCGGTGATAGTTAAtgatagtataattaattaaagatttttttataagGGGCCTCCATGTGGATTtggaaaaaaatttatgtttgtaGTGAGTTTATTGTTTAATGTTGACATTATTTTGAGGCATAAACTATTCATTTAAATGAATTTCAATGGGGATGCCTAACATGGACTTGTCTTATGTCCaaaaatatattatgtatattgttatgataattatatttgtagttaattaataatttatattaattatttaaattataatcaattatattaaatcgttattaaatattatatatattgttatcctaaattataattagataaatttgtttagttaaaaaaataaatttaatttttacacatttaaaaataacttttggttaggttatttatttttatctataaaatttaaaaatgataacCACACTATAAAATTAGtcattacaaatttaaaaatactaactatattataatttttttaatactaatattttttaatagtaaattatttttaaattcataaatttgaaTAATATAGTTGTAAAAGAAATAGTAACTAAAATAATCTTAGTTATTTTAAGTACTTAATCTCTATGTTATATCTCTCGCACTCTTCCTAACTCCCCCTCTCTTCCATCTCTACTCGTGTCTCTCTCACTTCTCCCGTATCGCTCTACCTATCTCCCAATACAGGTTATTTGGTTATCTAACGCCATTATTGAGAAAGTTGCTAGAAGGAACGTAACGAGAGTATCAtgccgaaaaaaataaaaatttcgaaTTAAACTAAGTCACGGTATGATGTGGCTAGAAGGAACGTAATGAGAGACAATAATTACTCAATACTTAAATTTAACGGCTATATTTTCAGGTCATTTTCCAACACCCAAGATGTTGATTTACAATAATTTTAATGAGACATTCCACTTTTTAGtatctaaataaaaaaacaaaa
This region of Arachis hypogaea cultivar Tifrunner chromosome 8, arahy.Tifrunner.gnm2.J5K5, whole genome shotgun sequence genomic DNA includes:
- the LOC112707262 gene encoding photosynthetic NDH subunit of lumenal location 3, chloroplastic, whose product is MAPITNLHGLSKTLAPIVTCLPNANRNLHLNKRVQIVGSNNNTAHESESSSQESLVDTTTRRAVIGLVASTVLTAQFHDKISLAQEHTHNGWWYDDLPLPLPTVTNNLANEKTGTRSFIKKGIYMADIGLKGSVYRIKKYAFDLLAMADLIAADTLNYVRRYLRIKSTFMYYDFDKVISAMPVDNKQQLTDIANKLFDNFEKLEEASRRKSLPDTQSIYQETEVMLHDVMDRMDVMYKTI